The DNA segment AAAACCGCAACATTCTTAGTATCTAATTTGTCCAATGCCTTCATTGCATCATCCGGTTTATTGACTAATAAAACATCTTTTACAAACCACGCATTTCCATTGGCATTCGGGTTTGGAATTGGAATCGAAGCACCAGTTGAGTCAGCTTGAATGATGTATTTCACGTTCAACATATTCAAAATCTCGATATTGTTTTTGGCAATTTGGTAATCAAATAATTGCTGCATTCTTCGAGGTTTCACGGCGCTGTAACCTCCAATCGATTTATGGAAATAAGAAGTCCTGGCGCTCGACATATTTCCTTGAACCTCAAAAACTCGGTAATGGGTCGTATCCTGTAAAATCTGTAAATCGGCAGGCGTTTCCTGAAAAGGAACTTCCACTTCGCTCCTGCTCACAAAATCTTTGTCCGAAACATATTTCTTGTCCACAAAAAACAAATCGAAAACCATCAACAGTCCTACCAAGATTATCGCCGTATTTTGGGCTAATTTTTCTTTGATAAATAACCATAAAACACCTGCTGCAAGCAAAATAAAGAATCCCGAACGCAATAAATCAGCCGAATAAAGACTCATTCTATCCGATTTTAATGCATCAACAAATTCTGGCCCGTAACTTTCCCTGAAATAACTGTCGTTTGCACCTGCAAAACTGAAACTGCCTTTCAACAAAAACAAACCAACAATAATCCCAAAACCAACGGCGGCAGATTGCCACAAAGCTTTGAATCGTGCTTCTTTTTCTAAATTAAAAAAGGATTGCAATCCCATAATGGCCAAAACCGGGAAACACAATTCCAGAATAACCTGTATCGAAGAAACGGCTCTAAACTTGTTGTACATTGGCACATTTTCTATGAAAAAGTCCGTCAATGCCGGGATATTTTTCCCCCAAGACAACACCAATGCAACAATGGCTCCTGAAAGAAAGACGTATTTAATTTTTCGTTTATCGGCGAATAAAGCCAAAATTCCCAAAAAGAAAACCACGATTCCGATGTAAGCCGGAGCAGCCACAATAGGTTGGTCTCCCCAATAGGTTGGCATTCCCGAAACAAAGTCGTTGGCTTGCGATTCCGGAACTCCCTGGCTAATCATGAATTCATACATTTTGCTGTCCGTTCCTAGTTTTTCACTGTTCGACCCCCCAAAAAGTCGTGGCGCAATCAGGTTGAAACTTTCGGCTATTCCATAACTATATTCCGTGATATAATCGTGGGACATCGCATTGTTGCCTACACTTTTTGTACCATCGGCATTGATGGACAATTCACTTTTTCCTCTTGTGCTAAAGTTGGCATATTCGGCTGTGGCCAATAAATTAGTGGCATTAGCTCCAAGGGCAAAAATTCCGGCTATTGCCAAAACGCCAAACGAAGTCAACAGCGATTTATATTCCTTGTCTTTTACCGCCTGATAAATAAAATAACCCGAAAGCACCAACAAGAAAATCAACAAATAATAAGTCATTTGAAAGTGGTTTGCATTGATTTCCAAGGCAACAGCAAACATCGTCAGCAATCCTCCCCAAATGTATTTCTTCTGGAAAACCATTATAAAACCAGCAATAACTAGCGGCATATATCCAATGGCGTGCGCTTTGGCATTATGACCAACGCCCAGAATAATAATCAAATAAGTCGAAAAACCAAAAGCCAAAGCTCCGAAAAAGGCTTTGAGTGGATCAATCTTCAGCACCAAAAGCAAACCGTAAAAACCAAGAAAATACAGGAATAAATAATCGGCAGGACGAGGCAAGAAACGCAAGGCATCGTCAATCATTCCAATATAATCGTGCGGATATTTGGCTCCCAATTGATAAGTCGGCATTCCACCAAAGGCGGAATTTGTCCAATACGGTTCAATTTTTTCGGCTTTTCTAAAATCGTTTTGCTCTTTTGCCATTCCGGTATATTGGGCAATATCCGATTGGAAAATTTGTTTTCCTTGTAAAACAGGATAAAAATAAATGAGGGAAATTAATACGAATCCAAGTAGGACTAAAGCGTGCGGATAGAACTTTTGAAGTTGCTTCATTAAATGGGTTGTTGGTTTTGGTTCTTTGGTATTGGGTAAATCTAATCTATTTCTTCGTAATCGACATAATCACCAACTTTTTTGGTTTCGCGAGTTTTTTTGGCATTGGCTGTATCGATGATGATTTCATCGTTATTCGGCGTTTTTTGCCAAGAATTACCCTGGGCATATTGTTGCTGTCTCTGGAAATTCTCGCCTGCTTTCTCTACTGCTTTTTTAACCAAAATAGGCAAAAATAATCTTGCCAAAAATTTAAAAATATAATAGAAGGCAATTATGTAAACTATTGCTCTTATAAAACCAGGAAAAGATGCTTCTTGCATAATCAAAATAATTTTTGGCAAAATTAACAATTCCATCGTTCAAAATTAAAATATCATTCTTAAATAAATAATAAAATATAGTACATTTGAAAAGCGTTATTCCTTTTTAACCTAAAAAAATAGTATGTACAAAATCAAAACCTTAGTCGTCGCAGTCTTTTTGATAATTCCATTAATTCATTATGGCCAACATACCGATGAAATCAATTCGAACAGGCCAGGCGAAACCATGTCGGCTTTTGGAGTGGGAAAATCAGTTTTTCAAGTGGAATCTGGGATTTATGGCATCCAGGAAAATCACAGCATTCTGAATTATGACGCCAATGGTTTTGGAATTGACATGACCTTGAGATGGGGATTGTTTATGGAAAAACTGGAACTAATTGCCGACTTTCAATACCAATACGAACAAGTAAGTTCTCCAATGAGCATCATTAACAAGTCTGACTTCAAGCAAACTGTTTTTGGAGCCAAATATTTGATTTACGATCCGTTCAAAAATTACGAAAAAAAAGTCAATGTTTATAGTTGGAAAGCCAATCGTTCCTTCAATTGGCACCAATTAATTCCAGCCGTTTCGGTCTTTGCGGGAGCCAATCTTACTTTCTCCGACAATCCTTATTATTTTTCTCCGGATGCCGCTATTTCACCAAAAGTCGTGGTTATTGCACAAAACCATTTGGGTGACGGAAGCTGGGTTTTCGTGACCAATATCATTGCCGATTACATTGGAACCGATTTCCCAAGTTATGGCTACGGGATTACCTTGACTAAAGGATTTAACAAAAACTGGTCTGGTTTCATAGAAAACCAAGGCTATATGAGCGATTTCTACAGCGATGCGATTGTTCGTGGCGGTGCCGCTTATTTGATTCATAATGATTTACAAGTAGACGCTTCAATAAGCACAAGCCTAAAAGATACGCCTTCGATACTTTATGGAGGAATTGGATTTTCTTGGCGTTACGATGCCAATTACAAAGAAGTGCGAATGAAAGTGGATACGGGAGATTCAGACAAAAAAGCTCAAAGAAGAGCCAAAAAAACTAAAAAAGGATAAACTTTACAACACCTAATAAAAACTAATGATTACCATAAAAGAAGCCGTTACCAAAAAGGAAATGACCGAGTTCGTGAAATTTCCTTTCTCCTTATACAAAGACAACAAATATTGGGTTCCACCCATCATCGCCGATGAATTAGAATCTTTTGACAGAACTAAAAACCCCGCTTTCGAAAGTGCCGAAGCTTATTTTTATTTGGCTTACAAAAACAATGAAATTGTGGGACGAATTGCAGCCATCATCAACTGGGGAGAAGTCAATGACCAACACAAAAAGAAAGTCCGTTTCGGTTGGTTTGACGTGATTGACGACATCGAAGTCACCAAAGCCCTGCTCGAAAAAGTCTATGAATTGGGACGAAAAAACAATTTGGAACACGTCGAAGGACCAATGGGTTTCTCCAACTTGGACAAAGTGGGCGTTCTCACCGAAGGTTTTGACGAATTGGGAACGATGATCACTTGGTACAATCATCCGTATTTTGCGACACATTTAGAACAACTCGGATTTGTAAAAGAGAAAGAATACATCGAAAGTATTTTCCCGTTTTCGAACGTGAAACCCGAATTTTTCCTGAAAGCCCAAGCCTTAATCAAAAAAAGATACGAACTGACGAGTTTGAACTTCACCAAAACCAAAGACATTATGCCTTATGTGGACAAAATGTTTGATTTGTTCAACAATTCTTATGCCGATTTATCTTCGTTTGTAGCCATCACCGACGTTCAAAAAGAATACTTCAAGAAGAAATACATCAGTTTTATCAATCCGGAATACATCAAATTCGTGATGGACAAGAACAATGACATTGTCGCTTTCAGCATCGTGATGCCGAGTTTTTCGGAAGCTTTGCAGAAAGCCAAAGGCAAACTTTTCCCTTTTGGATTTTATCATTTGCTTAAAGCGAGAAAAGAAAGCAAAGACGTTGTTTTTTACTTGATAGGCGTTCATCCAGAATACCAAAACAAAGGCGTGACAGCCATTATTTTTGACGAATATTTCAAAACTTTCAGCGAAAAAGGAATCATCAACTGCATCCGAACTCCCGAATTAGAGGAGAATCACGCCATCCATAATTTATGGAAAAACTTCGACCCTAGAGTTCACTGTAGAAGAAAAACGTTTATGAAGATGCTTTAGTTGTTGTTAGTAGGTAGTTGTATGATATTAAAAAAAACGAAAGTGTATGGCAAATGTCAAAACTGAATATATAGAAAAACTTCTTAATACAATTCAAATTGAAAATAAAATTGTCAAAGATTCTAAAAATTTTGACAATAAGGATAAAGAATCAATTGCATACTTTAGAAATTATTATATTGATAGAATTACTAAAGAACCAATTACATTAACTCAATTAAAATCTATTACGAATAACATTCTTACTTTTTGGAGAGAAAGTATCGGTATTGACACTGAGTTATTTTGGATTGAGTTAAAGGAAAATAATATTGACTTTGAAAGAAAAGACGAAATAAATTTTGCCTTAGAAAAAAATAGATTCAGAAGAGTTGATGTTGGAATTGGAGCACGAAAATATTGGACTGTAATTAAAGACTTTGATTCAATACGAAAAAGATTTTCAAAAGTAGAAATAGAAAAAATATCATTAATCATTGAAAATGATGAAAAAACACGACTTGAGATTTTAAAAAAGTGTTTAAGGAAAAAAGAAATTCCACAGACGCAACGCTTGAAATATGGAGAATGTTGGGCTTATATGAGCCAGTGCGGACTTTTGAGCAAATATTTTAGTAAAGAAGAAATTGAAGAATTACACAATCTTTGAAAGCAAGTAATCAAAAGAAAAACATCCGATTTGGGCAATAGGCTTAATGGAAAGTTAGTAGCGAAACTCGATAAAAAAAACGAAAACCTCCTGAGAAATCAAGAGGTTTTTGTTTTTATATAGATGTTTAACATTCTTAATCTGAAATCTGAAATCTGAAATCTAAAATTAAGCGTCCAAATCAACAGTAGTTCTGCTGGCAATTTCTTTATACGTTCCGTTTACCAGTTTCTCACGAATGGCTTCAAAAGCAGATAGTGTTTGGTCAATATCCGCCAATGTATGAGATGCAGTAGGAATAACGCGCAATAAAATCATTCCTTTTGGAATAACCGGATAAATCACGATCGACAAGAAAATACCGTAGTTTTCTCTTAAATCATTTACCATTACCATCGCTTCAGGCACACTTCCTTCAAGGTAAACTGGCGTAACACAAGTATTGGTATCACCAATATTAAACCCTTTGCTTCTCAAACCACCTTGTAAAGCGTTTACATTCTCCCAAAGTTTATCTTTCAATTCAGATGAATTACGCAATAATTCCAAACGTTTCAATGAACCAATAGTTTGAATCATTGGCAATGCTTTGGCAAACATTTGAGAACGCAAATTGTATTTCAAATAATCAATAATGTCTTTATCGGCAGCCACAAAAGCACCAATATTAGCCATAGATTTGGCAAACGTAGAAAAATAAACATCAATTCCGTCTTGAACACCTTGCTCCTCACCCGCTCCGGCACCTGTCTTACCAAGTGTACCAAAACCGTGTGCATCATCAACCAAAAGACGGAAATTGTATTTTTCTTTCATCGCTACAATTTCTTTCAACTTTCCTTGTTGCCCACGCATTCCAAAAACACCTTCGGTAATAAAAAGAATTCCTCCTCCTTGTTCCGTAGCCAATTTTGTGGCACGTTGCAGGTTTTTCTCCATACTTTCGATGTCATTGTGCTTGTAGGTAAAACGTTTTCCGCTATGCAAACGAACTCCGTCAATAATACAAGCGTGACCATCAACATCATATACAATCACGTCATTTCTGGTCACCAAAGCATCAATGATGGACACCATTCCTTGGTATCCAAAATTCAACAAATAGGCCGATTCTTTCATTACAAAAGCAGCCAATTCTTGCTCTAATTGTTCGTGATATTTGGTGTGCCCCGACATCATTCTGGCACCCATTGGAGCAGCTGCACCAAATTCTAAGGCTGCGTCCGCATCAGCTTTACGCACTTCTGGATGATTAGCCAAACCTAAATAATCGTTCAAACTCCAGTTTAAAACCTCTTTTCCTTGAAATTGCATTCTTGGCCCTAAATCTCCTTCCAACTTTGGAAAAACGAAATAACCTTCTGCCTGTGAAGCCCATTTTCCCAATGGTCCTTTATTGTTTTGAATTCTTTCGAATAAATCTTTTACCATAATATATTTGAAGTATTATATTTTTTTTAAGAGATTGCAAAAATAATTATTTATAATTTATTATGGTCTCGAAAGCAAATTTATTTTTAGGAGCTAATCCTGCTGTACACTGTATCTTTTACTTTTTAAAGAAAAAAGTAAAAGGATGCCGTTTCCATCAGGGCTAGGTATTAACTTATTGAAGAAACTTCGTATATTTGAATGAATATTTAATTTAGTCATTACTTACAAAAAATCAATTAAAATCATTTATCATGTCTTTAGAAAATAAAAATTTCAGTCTCGCACATCGCCTTTTACATTGGCTAATCGCTTTAGCCATTTTATTTTTGATGCTGACGGTTTTTTTAAGGTTGACTTGGCTGGAGAAAAACAATGTGGCTTCCATACTTCAAGACAATCTAAAGGCATTGAATATTTCTTTAAGTCACGATGATGCCATAAAAATTGCCAAACAAATACGCAAACCTATGTGGGATTGGCATATTTATACCGGATATTTCTTGATTGGATTATATGTTTTAAGAATGATAAACCTGTATTTTTCAGGTATCGTTTTCCCAAATCCTTTCCACAGAACCAGCAAACTAAAACAAAAAATACAAGGATGGACTTACATCATTTTTTATTTCCTGATGGGCATTTCTCTAATAACTGGGTTCTTCATAGTAAACGGTTCGCCAGAATATAAAGATTTTCTGGAAACCATTCATGTTCAATCTATTTATTATGCCGTGCTTTTTATCATTATGCATATGGCAGGATTACTTTTATCCGAGTTTTCGAATGAAAAAGGAATCGTTTCAAAAATGATTCACGGCAAATAAAATTTATTTAAATTCATAAATTTAGAAAAGAATTAAAACAATTCTTTTCTTGAAAAAACACAACTTTAAAATATGTCACAAGATACCAAAGAACTAAAACTCGCCGTCCTCATTGATGCCGACAATGTTCCTTATAGCAATGTAAAAGGAATGATGGAAGAAATCGCCAAATACGGTACGCCAACCACCAAGCGCATTTATGCCGATTGGACCAAACCAAACGCTGGCGGTTGGAAAAGCGTTTTATTGGAACACGCCATCACTCCTATTCAACAATACAGCTACACTGTTGGAAAAAACTCTTCCGATTCGGCAATGATTATCGACGCGATGGATTTGCTGTACTCTGACAAAGTTGATGGTTTTTGCATCGTTTCAAGTGACAGCGATTTCACTAGATTAGCCATTCGTTTGAGGGAATCCGGAATGAAAGTCATTGGCATTGGCGAAAAGAAAACCCCCAATTCGTTCATTGTGGCCTGTGATAGATTTGTTTATATTGAAGTTTTGGACGGAGCCATCAAAAAGAAATTACCAAAAAGCAGATTAGCCGAAGAAAACAAAAAGGTAGTTGACCCGAGCGCTAGCGAACACGCGAAGCAAAAAGTAGCCGCAAAAACTACCGAGAAAACGGCACAAAAACCCCTAAATAAAATTGACAACCAAACCATAGAACTCATAGAAGACACACTCGATGCCATTGGTGATGAAGACGGCTGGGCATTTCTTGGCGATGTGGGCAACCTCATCGTGAAGAAAAAACCCGAATTCGACCCCAGAAATTATGGGTTTTCAAAACTGACTCCAATGCTGAAATCCCTGACCAACATTCTAGAAATCGACGAAAGAGAATCCGACAAAAAAGGAATCAAGCACGTTTTCGTGAGATTGCGGTACAGTTAGAAGGTTATAAAACAAAAAGGAGGCCGTTTATAGGCCTCCAATTGTAGATTTTGATTTACCATTATCAGCTTCTATCTTACGATACGACTGACTATTGAATAACCTTCTCTGTTCAGATTGATATACTCAAGTAATTAATCAAAACCACATTCAAATGTACAATAATTTTAAATTCAATTGCTTGAAAAACAGTATTTTAACCAATAATTAACACCTGGTTATCAAGGCATTGGAATTATTCAAAAACAACAACAAATACTATTGACTTTTTATAATATACTGACAGGGTATTCGCTTTTAAAACTTGAGGCTTCTATGTAGTTTTATCAAACTACGCAATTGGCACACCGATGACATGGATTATGCAGATTCGCACGGATTTTTATCTGTTAATTAGTAAAAATCAATGAATATTTGTGTAAAATCCGTTCAATCCGTGTCATCTGAGTGCCTTAATATACAAATAAATATCTTGCCAGTAACTAAAATCTTAAAAGCGAACGCCTTAATATATTGACCCAAAATTAGGCTTTGACAAAAGTCATGTTTACAATAGCCGTCGTTCCATCTTGGATTTCTGAATATTTTACTTTTAATGTGGTACTCGTCAAACTCACCACTTCAAAAGGTATAATGACACCATCGGATGTAATGGTAACAACATTACCATTTTTATACCAAGTGCCCGTGGTTATATCCAACAAACAGTCTGATCCGGAATAATCGCCTTCATTAAAAACTGCTGTTGGAGCAAATTCGATATAATCTTTTGAACACCCTGGCTCGTTGTCGTCATAATCCAGCTCTGGCGATGTCACCCCGTTTACCGTTAAACTCATCTTGTCGAAATTCCACTTCCCTTTAATTGACACCGGAATCGGAGAATCTTCATCGTCACAACAAGATGAAAAAGCAAACACCAACGTTAACGCAGAAATAATTAAAACACTTATCTTTTTCATAATGATTTGTTTTAAATTAAAGAGATACAAAAGAACAGGATTAAATATACAAAAAAAAAATCAACTGATTAAAAATCAATTAATTACCCCCCCCTGTTTTGCATACAAAAAACTCTAGAATAAATACATTTAATTTAATCCCAAATTAAAAAAAGCAGAGTTTAAACAAAAAAGGAGGCCCTTTTACAGACCTCCAATTGTAGATTTTGATTTACCATTATTGGCTCATACCGTTACTGATATGTCCGATTATGAGTTGTCCTATTCCAATATGAAATAGACATTCTCAAGTAATTAATCAAAACCACAATCAAATTTACAAAATATTTATTTTCAACTATTTAAAATTAAACAGTTTAACAACGCATTAACACAACTTCTTTATAAAGTATCAATAATACATTCCAACGACCGAATTTCGAATTATTCCACAAATAATGAATTAATTTATTTGAATATAAAACAAAAAAGGAGGCCTTTTTACAGACCTCCAATTGTTGATTTTGATTTACAATTATTTACATCTACTTACCCTTTAGTTGACTAATAAATAATCTTCCATATTTCGGTAATTATGTAAACAGGTAATGAATCAAAACCACACACAAATGTACAAAAATATTCATTTTAACCATTTGAAATAAAACTCTTTAACAACATATTAACGCA comes from the Flavobacterium limnophilum genome and includes:
- a CDS encoding YfhO family protein; this encodes MKQLQKFYPHALVLLGFVLISLIYFYPVLQGKQIFQSDIAQYTGMAKEQNDFRKAEKIEPYWTNSAFGGMPTYQLGAKYPHDYIGMIDDALRFLPRPADYLFLYFLGFYGLLLVLKIDPLKAFFGALAFGFSTYLIIILGVGHNAKAHAIGYMPLVIAGFIMVFQKKYIWGGLLTMFAVALEINANHFQMTYYLLIFLLVLSGYFIYQAVKDKEYKSLLTSFGVLAIAGIFALGANATNLLATAEYANFSTRGKSELSINADGTKSVGNNAMSHDYITEYSYGIAESFNLIAPRLFGGSNSEKLGTDSKMYEFMISQGVPESQANDFVSGMPTYWGDQPIVAAPAYIGIVVFFLGILALFADKRKIKYVFLSGAIVALVLSWGKNIPALTDFFIENVPMYNKFRAVSSIQVILELCFPVLAIMGLQSFFNLEKEARFKALWQSAAVGFGIIVGLFLLKGSFSFAGANDSYFRESYGPEFVDALKSDRMSLYSADLLRSGFFILLAAGVLWLFIKEKLAQNTAIILVGLLMVFDLFFVDKKYVSDKDFVSRSEVEVPFQETPADLQILQDTTHYRVFEVQGNMSSARTSYFHKSIGGYSAVKPRRMQQLFDYQIAKNNIEILNMLNVKYIIQADSTGASIPIPNPNANGNAWFVKDVLLVNKPDDAMKALDKLDTKNVAVFNVHDYGSKFNDARLKEDFDDSGSIKLDIYKPNYLKYTSENSGKGLAVFSEMYYENGWNAYIDGQKTTHFPVDYVLRALRIPEGKHTIEFKFEPQVIQTGSTITLFSFIGMLLLLGGGIYFRTKKE
- a CDS encoding DUF4834 family protein; the encoded protein is MELLILPKIILIMQEASFPGFIRAIVYIIAFYYIFKFLARLFLPILVKKAVEKAGENFQRQQQYAQGNSWQKTPNNDEIIIDTANAKKTRETKKVGDYVDYEEID
- a CDS encoding transporter — translated: MYKIKTLVVAVFLIIPLIHYGQHTDEINSNRPGETMSAFGVGKSVFQVESGIYGIQENHSILNYDANGFGIDMTLRWGLFMEKLELIADFQYQYEQVSSPMSIINKSDFKQTVFGAKYLIYDPFKNYEKKVNVYSWKANRSFNWHQLIPAVSVFAGANLTFSDNPYYFSPDAAISPKVVVIAQNHLGDGSWVFVTNIIADYIGTDFPSYGYGITLTKGFNKNWSGFIENQGYMSDFYSDAIVRGGAAYLIHNDLQVDASISTSLKDTPSILYGGIGFSWRYDANYKEVRMKVDTGDSDKKAQRRAKKTKKG
- a CDS encoding GTP cyclohydrolase, whose translation is MITIKEAVTKKEMTEFVKFPFSLYKDNKYWVPPIIADELESFDRTKNPAFESAEAYFYLAYKNNEIVGRIAAIINWGEVNDQHKKKVRFGWFDVIDDIEVTKALLEKVYELGRKNNLEHVEGPMGFSNLDKVGVLTEGFDELGTMITWYNHPYFATHLEQLGFVKEKEYIESIFPFSNVKPEFFLKAQALIKKRYELTSLNFTKTKDIMPYVDKMFDLFNNSYADLSSFVAITDVQKEYFKKKYISFINPEYIKFVMDKNNDIVAFSIVMPSFSEALQKAKGKLFPFGFYHLLKARKESKDVVFYLIGVHPEYQNKGVTAIIFDEYFKTFSEKGIINCIRTPELEENHAIHNLWKNFDPRVHCRRKTFMKML
- a CDS encoding aminotransferase class I/II-fold pyridoxal phosphate-dependent enzyme, with protein sequence MVKDLFERIQNNKGPLGKWASQAEGYFVFPKLEGDLGPRMQFQGKEVLNWSLNDYLGLANHPEVRKADADAALEFGAAAPMGARMMSGHTKYHEQLEQELAAFVMKESAYLLNFGYQGMVSIIDALVTRNDVIVYDVDGHACIIDGVRLHSGKRFTYKHNDIESMEKNLQRATKLATEQGGGILFITEGVFGMRGQQGKLKEIVAMKEKYNFRLLVDDAHGFGTLGKTGAGAGEEQGVQDGIDVYFSTFAKSMANIGAFVAADKDIIDYLKYNLRSQMFAKALPMIQTIGSLKRLELLRNSSELKDKLWENVNALQGGLRSKGFNIGDTNTCVTPVYLEGSVPEAMVMVNDLRENYGIFLSIVIYPVIPKGMILLRVIPTASHTLADIDQTLSAFEAIREKLVNGTYKEIASRTTVDLDA
- a CDS encoding cytochrome b/b6 domain-containing protein, whose translation is MSLENKNFSLAHRLLHWLIALAILFLMLTVFLRLTWLEKNNVASILQDNLKALNISLSHDDAIKIAKQIRKPMWDWHIYTGYFLIGLYVLRMINLYFSGIVFPNPFHRTSKLKQKIQGWTYIIFYFLMGISLITGFFIVNGSPEYKDFLETIHVQSIYYAVLFIIMHMAGLLLSEFSNEKGIVSKMIHGK
- a CDS encoding NYN domain-containing protein — encoded protein: MSQDTKELKLAVLIDADNVPYSNVKGMMEEIAKYGTPTTKRIYADWTKPNAGGWKSVLLEHAITPIQQYSYTVGKNSSDSAMIIDAMDLLYSDKVDGFCIVSSDSDFTRLAIRLRESGMKVIGIGEKKTPNSFIVACDRFVYIEVLDGAIKKKLPKSRLAEENKKVVDPSASEHAKQKVAAKTTEKTAQKPLNKIDNQTIELIEDTLDAIGDEDGWAFLGDVGNLIVKKKPEFDPRNYGFSKLTPMLKSLTNILEIDERESDKKGIKHVFVRLRYS
- a CDS encoding lipocalin family protein, which translates into the protein MKKISVLIISALTLVFAFSSCCDDEDSPIPVSIKGKWNFDKMSLTVNGVTSPELDYDDNEPGCSKDYIEFAPTAVFNEGDYSGSDCLLDITTGTWYKNGNVVTITSDGVIIPFEVVSLTSTTLKVKYSEIQDGTTAIVNMTFVKA